Below is a genomic region from Sander vitreus isolate 19-12246 chromosome 15, sanVit1, whole genome shotgun sequence.
TCTAGAAAGTTGGCATTATGGATGTTTTTCCTATTTCTGCTTTGTTCAATTATAATGAAACAGCAAGTTTAATGGAGCAAACATGGATTGTGTATAGCTATGTTGAAACTCAATAAAGTAATAAGTGACAGTCATTTTTGTTGGTGAAATATTGTGAAATGTTTATGAAAAGATGCTAAAAGATGCCAAATATTtcagtactgtatgtttacattAAATCAAACGTTTGGATTATCATGATGCATTATTGTGAAGTATGAAAACTGTTATGTGAGGCTCTCTCATTGAAGATATATAAATTCCCTTTTTCAGTTTATCTGCATTATATTCAGCgggtttgatttcattttttcagaCCTCCTCTGAGCTTCTTGGTTTGACCACAAAGGGGTGCCATAATCAAACATAACTAGAACTACTCTCAGGGCAGAAAAACAACACTAAGTTTATAAAGCCTAAAGGTGAGAGTGCATGTTTGCAAGTGTGTTGGACTGTATTCAGCCTATCAGCTCTtggtaaatataaaaacaaactgtttaCAGTACTTTTGTGTTCCACCATAAGAgtacacagacagaaataaacagCGTTTCAATTCtgggacatactgtatattgtcctaatgaagaaaagtgtgaatggatgaatgagaCAAAAGACGGAACATAAACATTCCAGTTTTGTTCTGAGTTTAATCACTGAAACGGATAATGAagctctcctcttccttctcgtTTCAGCTGCGTCCCTGAATGTCCTTGGGTGGCCTTAACTGCTCCATGATACATCAAAACCAAAGTGCGATCATTTCACAGGTCTTTGATTTTACTGTTCGGAATTCCGCCGTTGCACTCTAGTTGAGGTTCTGCAGCAGACCAAAAGGAtatgcatgtttgttttaatttacagaGCAGCTAAACAACCAGGGGTTGTGGTTTGTATGTGGCTGTGATAGGTTAGGGCCCTCATCTTATACATGAGTGAATatttttattctgtatttttatttttttatacatacacaatcagtgatatttaaacaaaacagaCCACAACACcctgatgtgtatgtgtattatcTAAAGTCTGACTTGACAGCATACTGATTGAATAGAGCACTGGGTTTACTGCACTGCAGAGGCAAGACACCACGAACCACACCGGTCTAcaccagccacacacacagttgccatGGAGAAGATTAACACTGATGGATTCAGAACCAGGCTATGGTCGCACAGTGCCCATATACGTGCAATCTGTTTTACCCTCTATATAGCTCACGTCTTCCCATCCCCAAACTTCAGAAAAGAAATCATGATTGGCACCAGGCCTTGGAGGTGTTGCTGAGGGCAAATTTTCAAATAAGATCATGAGAGCCCAGTCGCATGCAGTGTTGTTaaatgggcttttttttttttttttttgcacggAGCATTCAAGGTGTTACATGAGAGAACACAGCATTCTCACATATTATAGGACCTCATTTGGAGTTCATGTATCGAGTCTTCTCTTCAGAATGCCATACGAAACCCAAAGCTCACATTCAACATACAATTCATAAACAGCAAAAGGTTAGCCAATTTAACCATCACCATCATAATACCAACAATTCCACAAGAATGAAAGTATAATACGTCCAAAAACATTTCCAGTACTAGAACAGCGAGGGAAATATGACTGTactgaaatgtaaaaagaaatcaaaaagaCACCGAAAGGAACAGTAAACAAAAATTCAATGAGTTGCTAAAAAAATAGATATTCCCTGCCCTCAACCagacttaaaaataaaacaatcaacACAGTAAATAATGGAACAGGAGCACACTCAGGTCCAAATCCACTTAGTTTCCATGGCAGCACATCCCCAGCAACTGGCAAAGGCAGCGTCTCTAAGCTCtcccatgttgttttttttgctcttaAACAATAGATGTATACTAgatttatacagtatgtcttaaCTAAATTCACAAATGATAAGAATCATAACCATAccttaaaaaaatgttcttgcaAAGTTCATAATACGTTgattctatatattttttttttttgcgttcAGTCCCATATGCATATGACAACAAATCAAGTTAAATGCTTGGTCAGCATAATCAAGTTAAATGCGTGGTCAGTTGAAATGATAGCACCATGGGAGAgaaatggagtgtgtgtgtgtgtgtgtgtgtgtgtgtgtgtgtgtagtggagGGGGTCAGAATACTGTAAGAAAAATCCAGATGTGCCCAATCAACACTCAAGACAGCCCCTGTCCCCCTAGGGGAAGGGAGAGAGCGTGAGGGGTGTGGGGCCTCTTCACTCTGCCCAAGCCTGGAACTGGCGACGCCTGACTCTTCCTCCTCGTACACTCCTCTTCATTCAGTTTTGTCAAGTAGATGCCAAGAAGTAGCTcagtgcttgtttgttttcgttTTCTTTTGAAAGGTTGCATGATTTCACacgtctttttatttttgtcctccAGAGCTGGAGGAGCAGACTGGTTAGTCAAAGAGTTTCAGGTAGGTTTGTGTAATTGTGTTTCATCCTGTCCCCAGTCCCTTGGCTCTCTCATTAGAAGCAGTGGTTCTTCATGGTCAGTGGTCACAAAGACTACTCATACTCAAGGAACTGTTTATGGTAGAATAAGAGATACctgacggagggagggaggggggagaaagagacatTTGATTCAAATTGCATACTGTATAACATTTTGTAGCGCTGCCAATGTCTTGTTTCCATTCTTACCCTTCACTATCGAGTACATCCTTAATGCTGGCCTTGGTGATTATGGCATCATCACATTTGAACCACTGGTCTTTGTGCTGGCGGATGAAGCTGGTGTAGTGGCCACTCTCTAATGTGCCTTGGTGGTTGACCACCGCAAACAAGGAATACCtggaaataaaaagacaaagagacggGAATCTGTCTTTGTTCTGTTATGTGACTTCACTTAAACACAAGTATCTCATAAAGGCCCCACTATTCTCCCAATATATGGACacctttatttcttttaaacccCATACTGATGCTCTTTCAGGTCTTTCTTGTGCATTAGAGGCCTCATCAGGGAACACCTTGCATACTAACTTCTTCTTAAGAATGTCTGGAAAATGAAAGCTATTGTAACTGTCATGGATGAAGAAAACTAAGCAGCTTTTAATAGGCTTCAAATTGATTTAATTTGGGGAAGTCACAGCCGGATGCTTCAGGTCATTAGCATGTGCTGCTATGCTAGATGAGAAATTTCTACTATGTCAGTACTGCTGTGAAGCAGCAGTGTTAATAAATCAGTTTGCTGTGGTACACGTTTTCCAAGGTACTCACTTATTGTCGTTGTTTAATACATCAACCGTCTGTTGATACTGCCCATTCATTCTGCTCTCTTTGCTGtgggagacagaaaaagaatagCAAGACATTAGcatttttaaagctgcatgCATGCGTAAACATGCTACACTGACACATAAATCCACTAGGCGGCAGAATGATCCTATCTATAAATGATCTTCAGGTCGCTGAACAGAGCTGAATGGATGCTACAGCCAGGGGTGGGGCAGTACCGCTAGTGCATGCTTTACTGACatcaatatatatttataggGAGCATTTAATAATGCTGTTTTGGTAGCGATGCCGATATGTGCAATTCCTGTGAGTACAAAGTATGTAGTGTATCATATAGTATGtacaaacattaaaatgtaataaaccaCTTAAATAAGTGctacagggttttttttttttttttttagaaacatcTGTATATTTATATCTGGATTTGAAGACTGGCGGGACAAGATCCATTATATGGGTAGAAAAGCTTAGATGGAGGCTTACCTGGATGCCATGAATGGCGTCATGTCCAACTCTAGGGGGAAGGAAACGTATGTAGTGATCTTCCTCCGCAGTTTGGCAGAGTGCTCAAACCGCTGGAGATGGCCAGAGAGGgaggatgagagaggagagaggagagagggggggggaggggcagAAGCATGgtaagagagaaagtgagagagtgggggggaggggagaggacACATATTTAGAAATAACAGGCATCATCATTacaacatacaaaataaaacacagctaGTGAAAATGCATGTTTTCCACCCTGtgtcacacatttacacattcatAACAAGATAATAACAGGCTTGGATTGATCTTAAACAATCTTCTTGAAGCATGTTCCTATGAATATCATAAATACATTATAGGCCCCCCAATACTGTTGATAAATAAAACATGGCCAGCGGAGGGCGGCACGAGTCACTGAAGTCATGGGTGTCCTGGGACACTCGGTGAAAGGGCTACACAGTAGGAGGTAATGCACCAACAACTGAATTGAATTATGAACACAGTGTACTAGAAAGCTAAAGCACTGCAAAATCTGAACTTTGCCTCCATCAGATGTAAGACTGCATACACACAGGACAGAATTGgcatatattacagtatataaatatatttatttattggaaTATGTAAGGATGCtgttctaaaaaaataaataaaaaaaaaaagatatcaaaactaaataataaaattaaaattctGAAAAAATAAGCATCTAGATTTGAATCATCGTTTAAGCCACGTCACGCAACCCTATTTCAGgatttctgcaggtttcaacaagtcaaatttaagactttttaaaaagaCCTTTTTGAAACCATTACATCGTCGGAAACAATTCCCCGATTTCCTCATTCGCATTGtaggactggtgtctagtcACCTTGTGGAGGACCCAGAATACCTCCGCTCTTAGTGCTGGCTCTGATCCAAAAGCGACACGTAGGACGCTTACGGGAGTTGCGGAGCTGCAGTGTGGGTCTCGCCTAGGCCGTGTGGAGGTAGTGCTGGGGCCGGGGCTGGAGCCGGCAGATACTTGGCAGAACTGGCTGATGGTTTGGCTCATTTGCTGGAGACCCTTCACAGCAGTTAAATGTTTCTCACTTTTTGCATGAGACTCCAGCGCCCGTACACCCAACGATCCCAGTTTAATTGCTTTCTTGCATAAGAAGCAGTAGGCTTCAAATATGTTGTTAGCAACTGGCTTTAACCAAGCCCTACATTCAGTTTTAAGccaagtatcgctaaacttgcacttccccatagctAAAGAATAGAATCCGTTTTATatctgtggtacaatccgaaagagacGTGCGCCAAATAAAGTTGCATCTTGGTTTCATCTGAGTCGTTAGTCAGCGAAACATCACGGAATTTAAAAAATAGCGCAGAAGGAGCATTTTATTGaccattagaggtagcgttacatggacATAGGAAATTGAAGACCTGTTTGAAATAATTTAAGACCTAGATGGCTTCAgtgaagactttttaagacttttttttaattttgaagcTCAGTGTAGCCTGAAATAATAAAAGTGACAGATATTGTAACAAGTGATAATTGGCAGTACTTTGTCACTGGCTGACTCACTTTAAGATGGAAACATGCTACGATGGGGAGCTTCTTCATTGTCAGCTGTTTGGTGGATTCCTGGTAACTATGGCAACCGCCACACTTGATTTTGGCACTGCTTCCTAGATGCTCTGGCCGCGTAAACCTGCAGAGGGAGGGTTGGaataaaagagaagaagagagggtGTGAACGAGCAGAGAACATGTGGGACAAACAagagacaggaagtgaaaaCTGGGAAAAAGGGGAAGAAAACTATCATGGTTATATTTTCTTTGGCTATGTTACATAATCCCTTTGATCTCACCTAGTTCTATTCCTACAGATCTGAAGTGAATCTGAAGATGTTATGAGGGCTTGTGCATCATGTCTGCCTGCAGAGTTTTGGTGCAGCCACTCTGTATGTCAGTCCACCCAACCCAAAGCCCTGCTGGTAATGCCAACGCCTCTATCACCACGGCAACAGCACCAACCAGTTCTGTACCTTTAAGAGACTTGCTGCAGCAACTAAGGGTGTGTGAGGTGCTGCAGTAAAAAGTCTGAAGGAAAGGaggcgagagaaagagagggggaggatgAGACGAATGTGAGAGGTAGAGTGAGGGCACGGGGGAAATGAATTAGGTGGAGAGGAAAGGGAATGAAATAAGAtaagagaaggaaaagaaattGCAAGAATGAAGAGGCAGTAGAGGAGATATGAGAGGTCACATCTGCCCTGCCAACCTGGTGATGACGGAAGATGAGATCCAGGGATAACAGGGTTGTTGTGCCTGAGCAGACACAATAAGTGACCCTTAGTGAAATTCATTTCAAGTGGAGACGATTGACATCCATAAATTTGGAGAGGTGGCAGAAGGGATACAGGAAAATAAgccaattgaaaaaaaacaagtagaaAATGGCAGTCCCTCCTTTCCTTGCCAAATGTTTTTCATATAAAAAGAGAAACCTGACCGGCAGAAAAGACAGACATCTGTCTGATGTCAACTGACTGAAGCTGTACCTGCGTAGGCAGTCTGTGAGAGTGGTGGACCCTGACAGGTGGCTCTCTCCATTGACTGTGCTGCCATCCCCTCCCGGGCTGAGGGGCCAGAAAGGCGTCGATGAGCCAGGAAGGTCAAGACTGATGTCCCAGAATGGATCTATCGTCGTGGAAACCCcgctagagaaaaaaaaaaaaaaaaaatgtgatttggatTATGAAGTTGAATAAAtactgtgtggttgtgtgtccTTTATTACAGGTCATGATAAAAGGATGATGACATAGACAGCAATACAAAAGCTTAAATTCATGCAGCCTCTGAAGATTctgaacatgtttttgtttaatccTGCTGGAAGATTGAGTGTGTGCATTATACACACAGGTCCATTTGCAATTCAATGAAGTATTACATCAGAGAAAATTGGCCTTACATAAGGAATTTGTATTATTACAGCCCAATGACTATAATGGACTGCAGCCCGGGCAAAATGGAGGCTTCTAGTGTAGAATACATGCAGTACGCATTATCACTGTTGATAAGATGAGTCATGGTGCTGTAACACCCAGTGGTACCAGCAGGTGGCTATTAAAGCAAGTAGGCATGCATTTATGATGGGTGAGAGAGCAACCCTGCAGTAATGTGGCAAAAATTATGCTACCATTTTTGTTGAAAAAGCCTTGAGGAATGCATTTTCTGTTGCTTAAGGCCTTACCCATGAGTAATCTGTAGTCAACAGTAGAGTTGTTTAATGACTACAGATAGGTTCAATTTATAGCAGTCTCTCAGTTCACTGTGGAGGCAGGTAACATGGCACAGAGCTGCGCTCGGCTTGCCTGCTAGACTGGGCGAGGTGCATTGCAGTTCAGTGCAGCGTGCTAGTGTTAATGTGACAGGACAGCTCTAGGGGAATGGCAGCACTTGGGTTGTGATGCAGTCTAGACAACCGCCCTTACAGCAGCTCTGCAGGGCCCAGGACTTTTAATAAGAGCAGTGTAGAGGACACATCGAGTGGTTCACCCACTCTGGGAGGACAGGTGGTGTCCACATCGATCAGCCCAGCGGTGAGAGTAGACTACGCAATCGGATTgatagatggatgatggatgaatGAGTATAAATGTAGGAAAAGGAGGGGAATAGGTGGTCATGTGATGCTCCATCAACATGAATGGGCAGCAAAGATCTTACATGGGGCTTTATTTCGGTAAATTGcatttttacactgtttagtCGCAAACACACAggatagacacacacaaacatactggCAAACTTGACAGGTAACATCTGATTGCAGGCCCCCAGTGAAGATTTGGTCGATGATGCAGTTACAGTGGTTTGGATTGTTGGCCTTCTTCCCATTGTCGTCTCCTGTGGACCACAAAGAGCAGAAAGTATAAATAGACGCACAGATAACACCAACAACCTGTTTAGCACCTCTGAAAGACTCTGTCTGGCCCTCTTTCTCACTTATCCATTACCCTGCAGAGCAGCCTCTCTGCCACTTCACAACTCTCTGGAttctagctagtagtagtaAGCATTACTGCAAGGTCTGTGGGTGAGTCAGCCTGTCATTGCACTGCAGCAGGGCCTATTGACATTCCTCACACTGCTTGCTTCCTGTCCCTTTGGTACACACTATTGCCAGTCTCCTTCAGTATGCTTCCAGTAAAGTAAGGTACTGTGCTCTGTGGGTAGATCTGAGGTATAACTCCACATGATGGATCAGAGGCAGTAGGTGGCCCAGACACACTCCTCTCAATCTCAACTGACACTGCTCTTTGCTGCGTTTCCCATTTAGTCTGACTTGAACAAGCTGCCATCCTGGGCTGACAGAAAATATTGAAGAAcgcacatgcaaaaaaaaaaaatattctataGTAAACCCTTCAAACTTACTTACACTCTAAATGCAGTATGCACGCTGGGAATGACATATGGATTCATTATATAGCTTACTGATGGTGTCCCCTTTGCAGTGCCTATGTAGTACATCTAACGCTGCGATGAGGAATTCGTGGGCGTCTTGCTGCTCGTAGCCTGCGAGGTGACGTGCATGAGTCCACACCAGGTGCAGCAGCCGGAAGGGAATGTGGGGTGAACGGTGGCCCGAGTAGAACTGAGAGCAGGGAAGAAAAATGGGAGAGGTGGTGGGGGTGAAGAGGAGCGTTTGGTTAGTCTATTCTCCAGGTGTTACTGGGTGCATTATGTTTTATCACATCTTTGCCAATCTCATAGCTACATTGCTCACTGTGATCTATAATTCATGGCTGAACCAGTCTGTCAGTCAAGGTGATTTTCTGACTCTTTCAGCAGCTACTTTCTACAATTCTAATTTTAAACTAATTTCTCCATGTGTCACCTAACAGCACTAGCTCTAATGACAGCACATCCATAGAGCAGAGACGGAGAAGACGAAGAACTGGTTGGAAAGCGGGAGCATTTGGAGCAAAAACATTCATCTGTGAAGAGTTGCGGAGTCTGTGCGTTGTCATGGGAATTCGAGTGAGTGACAATCCAGGTCAAGGTCAGGAGATGTGGGTAAGAAAGTAACAGAGCTGAGCAGAGAGCAAGAGTTGGCAGGGTGCAAACATTACAATGAAGTTCCAACCAGACCTCATTAATGCCAGGGAGGGCTCTAATTTCTCAACACCAAAATGTTGCACACACCTTGCTTTATTCTCCACAGCTCTCTCTGAAATCTGATTGAGCtgtgagaggggaaaacatgCCACGCTGACATGTCTTTTGAATCTTACAAACTCTGCTCCTTTTcggcagtttaaaaaaaaaaaaaagtgtgtgtacgATTTGAGGGTGGGttaaaaacagaacaaaggTGGGGGATGAAAGTAAGCAATGGAATTAGAGATTTGAGACAAGGCGTGGAGGTAGAAAGACTTGGGAttgattctgtgtgtgtttgggaacATTTAAATAGATTAATTTTTCTTGTATGACTGACCCTGAATTTTCTGTCTCACACAAAGCTGAATACTCAATCAATGTCTGCCTCCCTGGGTGATAGAGGTGAGCGATTACTGCATTCATACGTTATATAGCTGAATGGTTAAGCCAACTGAGACCGGGTagggatatgtgtgtgtgtgtgtgtgtgtgtgtgtgtgtgtgtgtgtgtgtgtgtgtgagagagagggggggtggggggttgatGACTCAACCCATTATAGCACCACTTGCCATCTGTGGGCCCATATATATACTGGGAAGTGAGAAATGTAAGAAAAAAGCGAGGCAGTGTGGGAGCAGACCAGGCAGATATTACATAACGTCCAGGGCCAATGAGTTTGTTAGATGTAAAATGCCAAACTTTTGTATCAAAGAGCTGAGATTAAGTGGCTATAAGTGGCTGTGCAACATAATTCACATTGACAGACCAAGTTCAATAAAAGTGTAAGTACTGCATTCTGCTTATTCATTTGCATGTGGCTCTGTACATTCCTTTCAGGCAGgattttttcctcctctctgcctTCCTCTTTGGACTCAACAaaagagctcaacagtgactcAGCCTTCTGCAGTGGGTTACACTGCGGGAGTATGTTCTGTATTATGTGGTTCTCAATAAAACCATGGCTCAGTTTTAAccaaaattatgaattattcttttctttgtgtgattAAATAAACCTATGTAACAagttcatacacacacaaactgtgcaACATACCTCTTGAAAGAGCTGCGACATCTCACACACCAGACAGGAGTTTGATTGCATCTCGCACTTGTGTCTGTCGGAGAGAAAGAAGTCTCGAAGCAGcggtgtgtgtgttagggcctGAACAATACAGTTCATGAAACATGTGTTGCCCAGGTTTATTAACCCTCGTAAACCTGCAGGACAAGAAGAGACAAAGCAAAGTGTGAGAGCAACATGGCAACGAGACAGTGCTTCGCATTCATACTGCTGCCAACGGAGGGCATTCAAATCTATGCTAAAGGACCTGATCTGTTTCTCTGGACACAGAGGTTTAGCTGTGCTCAACTTGCTTATTAGAAATCATCAAAATTAGAGAATAGCCAATACTGATACTCCTTAACACTAACTATTTTTAATTACTAATTAAGCATTTAAGTCacttatcaagcaaaaatgaccAATACAACCTAGTTACAGATTATCAATTGTGAGAATTTGCAGCTGTGACAGTGGCCTGAATGCAGTATATTTGGGTTTAGGTTAATGGTCAGACTAAACAAGCATATGACGACGTTAGCTTGGGATTCAGGAAATTGATATTGTCATTTTTACCATTTTATTTGACAAACTATTACACAATCAATCCAAACAATTATTGGCAGCTTAATCGATAATGTAAATATTTGGTAGTTGCAGACGTATAtgggaccacacacacacacctcaatttGCCTGCATAgttattaaacattaaagccaCTGGCACTTTCAGATTCAGTATTTTTGTTGCCAGCAAAAACAGTGTGTATCCTGGAGCAGACCCTAAAGCTGTGAATGGATTCATTTAGAGTGAGAAAGTAAAGCTACAGTGATCCAATGATGCCCAGTAGAACAGGTGAGACACAGCAAGGTATTGGGTCTAATCCAATTGAGCAAGGTTTGGTTCTGGAAGAGAGCTCTCAGCGAGAGCTTTAATACTTCAGACTGGTCCTGGTGTGCgcacacaaatagacacacagTCATCAGAGCTACCAACCAAGCTCTTCAAAGATATAAGCGGGTGAAGGATGGTAAAAGACATTTGGCAAACCAAAACCAGCAAACGCACATGTACAAAATCCGAGCAACACAACACAGAAAGCaggaagaaaacaaagcaaCAGAACACTGAGAAAACAAGTTATggggagacacaaacacaaattcagGTCCACTGTGGTGCGCAGTATCAGCGAGGGAACACTGTGTTCTGGCTTCACAGTGTACTGCCTGTGGGGCTGCCCGGTC
It encodes:
- the LOC144530001 gene encoding ubiquitin carboxyl-terminal hydrolase 22-like isoform X2 — translated: MSPAGCSHVNGYKVDNWKQNLRVIYQCFVWSGTAETRRRKAKSCICHMCGAHLNRLHSCLYCVFFGCFTKKHIHEHAKNKRHNLAIDLLYGGIYCFVCQDYIYDKDMEQIAKEEQRKAWKLQGIGEKYTTWEPTKRELELLRHNPKRRKITTNCTIGLRGLINLGNTCFMNCIVQALTHTPLLRDFFLSDRHKCEMQSNSCLVCEMSQLFQEFYSGHRSPHIPFRLLHLVWTHARHLAGYEQQDAHEFLIAALDVLHRHCKGDTIRDDNGKKANNPNHCNCIIDQIFTGGLQSDVTCQVCHGVSTTIDPFWDISLDLPGSSTPFWPLSPGGDGSTVNGESHLSGSTTLTDCLRRFTRPEHLGSSAKIKCGGCHSYQESTKQLTMKKLPIVACFHLKRFEHSAKLRRKITTYVSFPLELDMTPFMASSKESRMNGQYQQTVDVLNNDNKYSLFAVVNHQGTLESGHYTSFIRQHKDQWFKCDDAIITKASIKDVLDSEGYLLFYHKQFLEYE
- the LOC144530001 gene encoding ubiquitin carboxyl-terminal hydrolase 22-like isoform X1, which gives rise to MSPAGCSHVNGYKVDNWKQNLRVIYQCFVWSGTAETRRRKVLQSDAGWTELAKSCICHMCGAHLNRLHSCLYCVFFGCFTKKHIHEHAKNKRHNLAIDLLYGGIYCFVCQDYIYDKDMEQIAKEEQRKAWKLQGIGEKYTTWEPTKRELELLRHNPKRRKITTNCTIGLRGLINLGNTCFMNCIVQALTHTPLLRDFFLSDRHKCEMQSNSCLVCEMSQLFQEFYSGHRSPHIPFRLLHLVWTHARHLAGYEQQDAHEFLIAALDVLHRHCKGDTIRDDNGKKANNPNHCNCIIDQIFTGGLQSDVTCQVCHGVSTTIDPFWDISLDLPGSSTPFWPLSPGGDGSTVNGESHLSGSTTLTDCLRRFTRPEHLGSSAKIKCGGCHSYQESTKQLTMKKLPIVACFHLKRFEHSAKLRRKITTYVSFPLELDMTPFMASSKESRMNGQYQQTVDVLNNDNKYSLFAVVNHQGTLESGHYTSFIRQHKDQWFKCDDAIITKASIKDVLDSEGYLLFYHKQFLEYE